Proteins encoded in a region of the Magallana gigas chromosome 8, xbMagGiga1.1, whole genome shotgun sequence genome:
- the LOC105339355 gene encoding LHFPL tetraspan subfamily member 6 protein has product MIRTGLNDNSSWKTELIQRARRQPAAMTRLSGVGVFWALLSLLAAVGASFGFYMPYWLQGQLNGIPVYFGVFRRCNYPRRTFNDEFEMVEQCGRYSSFTDIPSLWWQVATIAVGTGCGLAVLIALIAILAICIRGIISPFIARIAGVLQMCSGLLIGGGVAIYPHGWTSMEVQQACGNLSGSYKFGTCTFYWAFYLTAGGAALTLITAMFSCCASTPKRDRPYDDV; this is encoded by the exons ATGATACGGACGGGACTAAACGACAACAGTTCGTGGAAGACGGAGCTGATACAGCGCGCGCGCAGACAACCAGCAGCAATGACCAGACTCTCGGGGGTCGGGGTATTCTGGGCCCTACTGTCCCTCCTGGCCGCGGTGGGGGCCAGTTTCGGATTTTACATGCCATATTGGCTGCAGGGACAGCTCAATGGGATACCGGTGTATTTTGGTGTATTCAGACGCTGCAACTACCCAAGAAGGACTTTTAACGATGAGTTTGAAATGGTGGAGCAGTGTGGACGCTATTCGAGCTTCACGGACATTCCGAGTCTGTGGTGGCAAGTGGCCACCATTGCCGTGGGGACGGGATGTGGACTAGCCGTCCTCATTGCTTTAATTGCTATTCTGGCGATCTGTATTAGAGGGATTATATCGCCTTTCATAGCCAGAATTGCCGGAGTGTTACAAATGTGTTCGG GTTTACTGATTGGAGGGGGTGTTGCTATTTACCCTCACGGCTGGACCAGCATGGAAGTACAGCAAGCATGTGGCAATTTGTCAGGCTCCTATAAATTTG GTACCTGTACATTCTACTGGGCCTTCTACCTGACCGCCGGGGGAGCCGCCTTGACCCTGATCACCGCAATGTTCTCGTGCTGTGCCAGCACGCCCAAGAGGGACAGACCTTACGATGACGTGTAG